Proteins from one Rosa chinensis cultivar Old Blush chromosome 7, RchiOBHm-V2, whole genome shotgun sequence genomic window:
- the LOC112176622 gene encoding DNA annealing helicase and endonuclease ZRANB3 isoform X7, with translation MEITEEQRKRAEANRLAALAKRKALAESSSLQQQHDPWSLFKCQKVSPDLNPSSIRCARDPRSEISRVSPVVENQMFRVRLEICSPDSFSATPVAVQGFKFPGREECVRRMSDCLAGVMPSHYTQNHSGGKAGVYKLSEYKEVLKCLRSNKGIDIEEIPWTTFHVVDRLSQSYITGKWVPCRPEHLLDDKVDELIGKLPKRLLDSLLPFQLEGVRFGLQRGGRCLIADEMGLGKTLQAIAIACCFMSEGSILVVCPAILRYSWAEELEHWLPFCLPADIHLVFGHENNPANLKKWPRVVVISYTMLHHLQKSMLDREWALLIVDESHHVRCTKKKSEPREIKAVLDVARKVKRIVLLSGTPSLSRPFDIFHQIDMLWPGLLGRDKFKFGETYCDAKYVRGVQGKVFQDFSKGTRLEELNMLLTRTVMIRRLKEHVLSQLPPKRRQIIQVVLKKSDIVSAKAAIRVGKSHDEDVSSEHLDELNDSMGCCISKQLSHQELGIAKLAGFREWLSIHPVIAEADGVAKLESDSSSHKMLIFAHHHKVLDGVQEFIIHKEIDFVRIDGNTLATDRQLAVRKFQLSSEVKIAIVGITAGGVGLDFSSATHVVFLELPQSPSLMLQAEDRAHRRGQTNAVNIYFFSGKDTIDESHWQYLNRSLRRVSSTTNGKYDAIQEIAVEDVSFFETLGGGDTCEDYTLQKSEGSEFSAELIKVPGSGCLAKAMKPFESNDKLVPNIPQRSERHHGTDGISSQTENSVIKDDVVSDLDMDNSISLDEKLETNVPETKIREGTVVYSCKLNKSSEDRDGLESLDKEDGIKSQTNKGHDGQSVQLIKGHDREPVQPIEAEEGGTNQVDALRFEVSQYTGRIHLYSCISGEDSRPRPLFENFRPEELESLSSSAAESTKGTVSNSFKDNPAYLHALLEFYKEWKKLRPIEQKKLIGKPLQLPLTVELCFLCEGTNHDNTGLLKGRSKRRSTPFDEISKPLPSNAVWKKVHLRSGYGKKEKQYTQGYTLTDEPLCKLCQTPCESPNAKEPEYFEDLFCNLDCYGEYRIRTSNRSIRHELFQLERGVCANCQLDCHKLVEHIRPLSDVNRRQYIEKFAPRVARLKKLLERLVKDPTEGNAWHADHLVPVYLGGGECRLENMRTLCVACHSDVTRAQCAERRSTRSKAKKQLKAIMSDLKNKGTEINPKDQGDPEAEENLSDDELLVKVPGSAYSLANRGDATTMNEDLEEPSNSEKIPRVEKFTYTPI, from the exons ATGGAAATCACCGAAGAACAGCGAAAGCGAGCCGAGGCGAATCGATTGGCAGCCTTAGCAAAACGCAAAGCCCTCGCCGAATCCTCCAGTCTTCAACAACAACACGATCCGTGGTCGCTTTTCAAATGCCAAAAGGTCTCTCCGGACCTCAATCCGAGCTCAATTCGCTGCGCCCGCGATCCAAGATCCGAAATTTCACGGGTTAGCCCGGTTGTGGAGAACCAGATGTTCCGGGTCAGGCTCGAAATCTGCTCGCCGGACTCGTTCTCAGCCACCCCGGTTGCCGTTCAAGGGTTTAAATTTCCTGGGCGGGAAGAGTGCGTAAGGAGAATGAGTGATTGCTTGGCTGGT GTAATGCCATCCCACTACACGCAAAATCACAGTGGTGGAAAGGCTGGTGTTTATAAGCTGAGTGAGTACAAAGAAGTCTTGAAATGTTTAAGGAGCAACAAGGGCATTGACATTGAAGAGATACCTTGGACTACTTTCCATGTTGTAGACAGACTTTCACAGTCATATATCACAGGGAAGTGGGTACCATGCAGGCCAGAACACTTGTTGGATGATAAGGTTGATGAGTTGATCGGGAAGCTGCCAAAGAGGCTATTGGATTCACTCTTACCTTTCCAGCTTGAGGGTGTTAGATTTGGTTTGCAAAGGGGCGGACGATGTCTTATTGCAGATGAAATGGGCCTCGGAAAGACACTGCAG GCTATTGCTATTGCATGCTGCTTCATGAGTGAAGGCTCTATACTTGTTGTTTGCCCAGCTATTTTGCGTTATTCATGGGCAGAAGAATTAGAGCATTGGCTTCCTTTTTGTTTGCCTGCTGACATCCATCTAG TTTTTGGTCATGAGAACAATCCTGCTAATTTAAAGAAATGGCCTAGAGTTGTGGTTATTTCTTATACAATGCTTCACCATTTGCAAAAGAGCATGCTGGATCGAGAATGGGCTCTCTTGATTGTTGATGAGTCCCACCATGTACGATGTACGAAGAAAAAATCAGAACCTAGAGAG ATAAAAGCTGTTCTTGATGTGGCAAGAAAGGTCAAGCGCATAGTTTTACTATCGGGGACACCTTCTTTGTCAAG GCCATTTGACATCTTTCATCAGATAGATATGTTATG GCCTGGTTTGCTGGGAAGGGACAAGTTTAAATTTGGAGAAACTTACTGTGATGCCAAATATGTTCGGGGTGTCCAAGGGAAAGTTTTTCAG GATTTCTCAAAGGGTACTCGTTTGGAGGAGTTGAACATGTTACTAACGCGAACAGTTATG ATAAGACGTTTGAAGGAACATGTCCTGTCTCAGCTACCACCCAAACGCCGACAGATTATACAAGTTGTACTAAAGAAATCAGATATAGTTTCAGCAAAGGCTGCTATCAGGGTGGGAAAGAGTCACGATGAAGATGTATCTTCAGAACATTTGGATGAACTGAATG atagTATGGGTTGCTGTATATCAAAGCAGCTTTCTCACCAAGAATTAGGTATTGCAAAGCTAGCCGGGTTTCGTGAATGGCTCTCCATTCATCCAGTCATTGCAGAGGCAGATGGGGTTGCAAAATTGGAGTCGGATTCCAGTTCTCATAAAATGTTAATATTTGCACAtcaccataaagtacttgacgGAGTACAG GAGTTCATAATCCACAAAGAGATAGATTTTGTCCGAATTGATGGAAACACACTTGCCACAGACAGGCAGTTAGCTGTGCGAAAATTCCAACTATCAAGTGAG GTTAAGATTGCAATAGTTGGTATTACAGCGGGAGGTGTTGGTCTTGATTTCTCATCAGCTACACATGTTGTCTTCTTGGAGCTTCCTCAGTCACCATCATTGATGCTTCAG GCTGAGGATAGAGCTCACAGGCGAGGGCAAACAAATGCAGTCAACATATACTTCTTTTCTGGGAAG GATACCATTGATGAGTCACATTGGCAATACTTGAACAGGAGTTTGCGCCGTGTTTCATCTACAACAAATGGAAAATATGATGCAATACAAGAAATAGCG GTTGAAgatgtttctttttttgagacATTGGGTGGAGGTGATACATGTGAAGATTATACTTTGCAAAAGTCAGAGGGTAGTGAGTTCTCAGCAGAGCTAATCAAAGTTCCTGGTTCTGGCTGCTTAGCTAAGGCTATGAAGCCTTTTGAGTCAAATGATAAATTAGTGCCAAACATTCCACAGAGATCTGAAAGACATCATGGTACTGATGGCATTTCATCACAAACTGAAAATTCTGTTATTAAG GATGATGTGGTCTCTGATTTGGATATGGATAACAGTATCTCTTTAGATGAGAAGTTGGAAACAAATGTTCCTGAGACTAAAATTAGAGAAGGGACAGTAGTCTATTCTTGTAAGTTAAATAAGAGCAGTGAAGATAGAGATGGACTGGAATCACTGGATAAG GAAGACGGAATCAAATCTCAGACAAACAAAGGACATGATGGCCAATCTGTTCAGCTGATCAAAGGAC ATGATCGCGAACCTGTTCAGCCAATTGAAGCTGAAGAAGGTGGCACTAATCAAGTAGATGCTCTTCGATTTGAG GTGAGTCAATATACCGGTAGAATCCACTTGTATTCTTGCATCTCAGGAGAGGATTCAAGACCAAGGCCACTTTTTGAGAATTTTAGACCAGAGGAACTTGAGTCACTAAGTTCTTCTGCCGCTGAAAGTACTAAAGGAACAGTTTCAAATTCATTCAAGGATAACCCAGCTTATTTGCATGCACTTCTTGAATTCTATAAAGAATGGAAGAAACTGAGGCCCAttgaacaaaagaaattaattGGAAAGCCTTTGCAACTTCCTTTGACTGTTGAGTTGTGCTTTCTGTGTGAAGGCACTAACCACGACAATACG GGACTGCTGAAGGGCCGAAGCAAGCGCCGCTCTACACCTTTTGATGAGATTAGCAAACCCCTACCATCAAATGCTGTGTGGAAAAAGGTCCACCTACGTAGTGGCTATGGAAAAAAGGAGAAGCAATACACTCAGGGTTACACTTTGACTGATGAACCTCTCTGTAAACTCTGCCAAACACCATGCGA GAGCCCCAATGCCAAGGAACCTGAATATTTTGAAGACCTGTTCTGTAATCTTGACTGTTATGGAGAGTACCGTATCCGAACTAGTAACAGATCTATTCGTCAC GAACTTTTTCAACTAGAACGCGGTGTCTGTGCAAATTGTCAGTTGGACTGTCATAAACTTGTGGAGCACATAAGACCTTTATCTGATGTAAACCGGAGGCAGTATATTGAAAAGTTTGCACCAAGAGTGGCAAGGTTGAAGAAGTT GCTTGAGAGGCTTGTTAAGGATCCAACAGAGGGAAATGCATGGCATGCAGATCACCTTGTCCCTGTCTATCTTGGTGGAG GTGAATGCAGGCTAGAGAACATGAGGACTCTGTGTGTGGCCTGTCATTCTGATGTTACTAGAGCACAATGTGCTGAACGGCGGTCAACAAGGAGCAAGGCTAAGAAACAACTGAAAGCAATCATGAGTGACCTTAAAAACAAAGGCACAGAGATTAACCCAAAG GACCAGGGGGATCCAGAGGCAGAGGAGAATTTGAGTGATGACGAACTTTTAGTCAAGGTTCCTGGGAGCGCCTACTCATTAGCAAATCGTGGGGATGCTACAACGATGAATGAAGACTTGGAAGAGCCCTCCAATAGTGAGAAGATTCCCAGAGTAGAAAAATTCACGTATACGCCTATCTAG
- the LOC112176622 gene encoding DNA annealing helicase and endonuclease ZRANB3 isoform X1, with protein sequence MEITEEQRKRAEANRLAALAKRKALAESSSLQQQHDPWSLFKCQKVSPDLNPSSIRCARDPRSEISRVSPVVENQMFRVRLEICSPDSFSATPVAVQGFKFPGREECVRRMSDCLAGVMPSHYTQNHSGGKAGVYKLSEYKEVLKCLRSNKGIDIEEIPWTTFHVVDRLSQSYITGKWVPCRPEHLLDDKVDELIGKLPKRLLDSLLPFQLEGVRFGLQRGGRCLIADEMGLGKTLQAIAIACCFMSEGSILVVCPAILRYSWAEELEHWLPFCLPADIHLVFGHENNPANLKKWPRVVVISYTMLHHLQKSMLDREWALLIVDESHHVRCTKKKSEPREIKAVLDVARKVKRIVLLSGTPSLSRPFDIFHQIDMLWPGLLGRDKFKFGETYCDAKYVRGVQGKVFQDFSKGTRLEELNMLLTRTVMIRRLKEHVLSQLPPKRRQIIQVVLKKSDIVSAKAAIRVGKSHDEDVSSEHLDELNDSMGCCISKQLSHQELGIAKLAGFREWLSIHPVIAEADGVAKLESDSSSHKMLIFAHHHKVLDGVQEFIIHKEIDFVRIDGNTLATDRQLAVRKFQLSSEVKIAIVGITAGGVGLDFSSATHVVFLELPQSPSLMLQAEDRAHRRGQTNAVNIYFFSGKDTIDESHWQYLNRSLRRVSSTTNGKYDAIQEIAVEDVSFFETLGGGDTCEDYTLQKSEGSEFSAELIKVPGSGCLAKAMKPFESNDKLVPNIPQRSERHHGTDGISSQTENSVIKDDVVSDLDMDNSISLDEKLETNVPETKIREGTVVYSCKLNKSSEDRDGLESLDKKQEDGIKSQTNKGHDGQSVQLIKGHDREPVQPIKGYDREPVQPIEAEEGGTNQVDALRFEVSQYTGRIHLYSCISGEDSRPRPLFENFRPEELESLSSSAAESTKGTVSNSFKDNPAYLHALLEFYKEWKKLRPIEQKKLIGKPLQLPLTVELCFLCEGTNHDNTGLLKGRSKRRSTPFDEISKPLPSNAVWKKVHLRSGYGKKEKQYTQGYTLTDEPLCKLCQTPCESPNAKEPEYFEDLFCNLDCYGEYRIRTSNRSIRHELFQLERGVCANCQLDCHKLVEHIRPLSDVNRRQYIEKFAPRVARLKKLLERLVKDPTEGNAWHADHLVPVYLGGGECRLENMRTLCVACHSDVTRAQCAERRSTRSKAKKQLKAIMSDLKNKGTEINPKDQGDPEAEENLSDDELLVKVPGSAYSLANRGDATTMNEDLEEPSNSEKIPRVEKFTYTPI encoded by the exons ATGGAAATCACCGAAGAACAGCGAAAGCGAGCCGAGGCGAATCGATTGGCAGCCTTAGCAAAACGCAAAGCCCTCGCCGAATCCTCCAGTCTTCAACAACAACACGATCCGTGGTCGCTTTTCAAATGCCAAAAGGTCTCTCCGGACCTCAATCCGAGCTCAATTCGCTGCGCCCGCGATCCAAGATCCGAAATTTCACGGGTTAGCCCGGTTGTGGAGAACCAGATGTTCCGGGTCAGGCTCGAAATCTGCTCGCCGGACTCGTTCTCAGCCACCCCGGTTGCCGTTCAAGGGTTTAAATTTCCTGGGCGGGAAGAGTGCGTAAGGAGAATGAGTGATTGCTTGGCTGGT GTAATGCCATCCCACTACACGCAAAATCACAGTGGTGGAAAGGCTGGTGTTTATAAGCTGAGTGAGTACAAAGAAGTCTTGAAATGTTTAAGGAGCAACAAGGGCATTGACATTGAAGAGATACCTTGGACTACTTTCCATGTTGTAGACAGACTTTCACAGTCATATATCACAGGGAAGTGGGTACCATGCAGGCCAGAACACTTGTTGGATGATAAGGTTGATGAGTTGATCGGGAAGCTGCCAAAGAGGCTATTGGATTCACTCTTACCTTTCCAGCTTGAGGGTGTTAGATTTGGTTTGCAAAGGGGCGGACGATGTCTTATTGCAGATGAAATGGGCCTCGGAAAGACACTGCAG GCTATTGCTATTGCATGCTGCTTCATGAGTGAAGGCTCTATACTTGTTGTTTGCCCAGCTATTTTGCGTTATTCATGGGCAGAAGAATTAGAGCATTGGCTTCCTTTTTGTTTGCCTGCTGACATCCATCTAG TTTTTGGTCATGAGAACAATCCTGCTAATTTAAAGAAATGGCCTAGAGTTGTGGTTATTTCTTATACAATGCTTCACCATTTGCAAAAGAGCATGCTGGATCGAGAATGGGCTCTCTTGATTGTTGATGAGTCCCACCATGTACGATGTACGAAGAAAAAATCAGAACCTAGAGAG ATAAAAGCTGTTCTTGATGTGGCAAGAAAGGTCAAGCGCATAGTTTTACTATCGGGGACACCTTCTTTGTCAAG GCCATTTGACATCTTTCATCAGATAGATATGTTATG GCCTGGTTTGCTGGGAAGGGACAAGTTTAAATTTGGAGAAACTTACTGTGATGCCAAATATGTTCGGGGTGTCCAAGGGAAAGTTTTTCAG GATTTCTCAAAGGGTACTCGTTTGGAGGAGTTGAACATGTTACTAACGCGAACAGTTATG ATAAGACGTTTGAAGGAACATGTCCTGTCTCAGCTACCACCCAAACGCCGACAGATTATACAAGTTGTACTAAAGAAATCAGATATAGTTTCAGCAAAGGCTGCTATCAGGGTGGGAAAGAGTCACGATGAAGATGTATCTTCAGAACATTTGGATGAACTGAATG atagTATGGGTTGCTGTATATCAAAGCAGCTTTCTCACCAAGAATTAGGTATTGCAAAGCTAGCCGGGTTTCGTGAATGGCTCTCCATTCATCCAGTCATTGCAGAGGCAGATGGGGTTGCAAAATTGGAGTCGGATTCCAGTTCTCATAAAATGTTAATATTTGCACAtcaccataaagtacttgacgGAGTACAG GAGTTCATAATCCACAAAGAGATAGATTTTGTCCGAATTGATGGAAACACACTTGCCACAGACAGGCAGTTAGCTGTGCGAAAATTCCAACTATCAAGTGAG GTTAAGATTGCAATAGTTGGTATTACAGCGGGAGGTGTTGGTCTTGATTTCTCATCAGCTACACATGTTGTCTTCTTGGAGCTTCCTCAGTCACCATCATTGATGCTTCAG GCTGAGGATAGAGCTCACAGGCGAGGGCAAACAAATGCAGTCAACATATACTTCTTTTCTGGGAAG GATACCATTGATGAGTCACATTGGCAATACTTGAACAGGAGTTTGCGCCGTGTTTCATCTACAACAAATGGAAAATATGATGCAATACAAGAAATAGCG GTTGAAgatgtttctttttttgagacATTGGGTGGAGGTGATACATGTGAAGATTATACTTTGCAAAAGTCAGAGGGTAGTGAGTTCTCAGCAGAGCTAATCAAAGTTCCTGGTTCTGGCTGCTTAGCTAAGGCTATGAAGCCTTTTGAGTCAAATGATAAATTAGTGCCAAACATTCCACAGAGATCTGAAAGACATCATGGTACTGATGGCATTTCATCACAAACTGAAAATTCTGTTATTAAG GATGATGTGGTCTCTGATTTGGATATGGATAACAGTATCTCTTTAGATGAGAAGTTGGAAACAAATGTTCCTGAGACTAAAATTAGAGAAGGGACAGTAGTCTATTCTTGTAAGTTAAATAAGAGCAGTGAAGATAGAGATGGACTGGAATCACTGGATAAG AAGCAGGAAGACGGAATCAAATCTCAGACAAACAAAGGACATGATGGCCAATCTGTTCAGCTGATCAAAGGACATGATCGCGAACCTGTTCAGCCAATCAAAGGATATGATCGCGAACCTGTTCAGCCAATTGAAGCTGAAGAAGGTGGCACTAATCAAGTAGATGCTCTTCGATTTGAG GTGAGTCAATATACCGGTAGAATCCACTTGTATTCTTGCATCTCAGGAGAGGATTCAAGACCAAGGCCACTTTTTGAGAATTTTAGACCAGAGGAACTTGAGTCACTAAGTTCTTCTGCCGCTGAAAGTACTAAAGGAACAGTTTCAAATTCATTCAAGGATAACCCAGCTTATTTGCATGCACTTCTTGAATTCTATAAAGAATGGAAGAAACTGAGGCCCAttgaacaaaagaaattaattGGAAAGCCTTTGCAACTTCCTTTGACTGTTGAGTTGTGCTTTCTGTGTGAAGGCACTAACCACGACAATACG GGACTGCTGAAGGGCCGAAGCAAGCGCCGCTCTACACCTTTTGATGAGATTAGCAAACCCCTACCATCAAATGCTGTGTGGAAAAAGGTCCACCTACGTAGTGGCTATGGAAAAAAGGAGAAGCAATACACTCAGGGTTACACTTTGACTGATGAACCTCTCTGTAAACTCTGCCAAACACCATGCGA GAGCCCCAATGCCAAGGAACCTGAATATTTTGAAGACCTGTTCTGTAATCTTGACTGTTATGGAGAGTACCGTATCCGAACTAGTAACAGATCTATTCGTCAC GAACTTTTTCAACTAGAACGCGGTGTCTGTGCAAATTGTCAGTTGGACTGTCATAAACTTGTGGAGCACATAAGACCTTTATCTGATGTAAACCGGAGGCAGTATATTGAAAAGTTTGCACCAAGAGTGGCAAGGTTGAAGAAGTT GCTTGAGAGGCTTGTTAAGGATCCAACAGAGGGAAATGCATGGCATGCAGATCACCTTGTCCCTGTCTATCTTGGTGGAG GTGAATGCAGGCTAGAGAACATGAGGACTCTGTGTGTGGCCTGTCATTCTGATGTTACTAGAGCACAATGTGCTGAACGGCGGTCAACAAGGAGCAAGGCTAAGAAACAACTGAAAGCAATCATGAGTGACCTTAAAAACAAAGGCACAGAGATTAACCCAAAG GACCAGGGGGATCCAGAGGCAGAGGAGAATTTGAGTGATGACGAACTTTTAGTCAAGGTTCCTGGGAGCGCCTACTCATTAGCAAATCGTGGGGATGCTACAACGATGAATGAAGACTTGGAAGAGCCCTCCAATAGTGAGAAGATTCCCAGAGTAGAAAAATTCACGTATACGCCTATCTAG